A window of Synechococcus sp. MW101C3 genomic DNA:
AAAAAAGCAAACGAAGCCGATGAATACAGCAATGAGAGTAGAGAACCAAGCCAGATTCATCCTCTTCTCATTGACCTGGCCGCAGAGTGAAGTCGATCTCTCAGACGGCAATGCCGAATTCTTGCATTGGCCAGCGAATCTCTGAGCACCATTGGCATCACTGGCATGACGTGCTCCTGACTTCGGGAAGCACCACATTGGGCCACCATGCTCTGCTCATGGCTCACTCAGCGTTCGTTGACAGGTCTTTGCTTAGCAACATGGCTTCCTTGGCAGCCTGCATGGCCCCATCTGCGGAGAGGGAGGTCACGCCGCTGCGCCGTTCGCGGCTGAAGTCCCACGGGCGGCTGAGGCCCCCCGGCACCTGCCAGAC
This region includes:
- a CDS encoding thermonuclease family protein; protein product: MPSSRPQAGTNIDLALVESGHAFVFRRFLNQCDAKAYLAAEQQAIRRRGGVWQVPGGLSRPWDFSRERRSGVTSLSADGAMQAAKEAMLLSKDLSTNAE